tattttcaattgacCAGACGGATTCCACCTATTAGCGGTAGGATTTTTGTTTGGTCCTATATTAATACAGCCTTCAGAGCTATTCAGAGGATgctattcatttttttatttaagttgtttttcaattttatttcacttttgttttttaatataagaCACCTTTCACACtatgcaatttagttgcgcaagtctcttgtgtttattgatgccagaggtaatgtcgggttaaggagaagaaaattttccatgatattttgttgttgggcaagagacttgcgcaactaaattgcctagtgtgaaaggggtctaataCAAACTTTAGTTGATCTGACCATaaagaatagacatagagcggaaactctcctgtcaaagatctaactcagttgtcagaaacataagtggtgagaatgtattagtagaaaaaaactatgtgaaaacaaaaacaacactcgtatgtgtgattattttgagtaagttttttgtttgagtttttttctagtttccgctctatgtttctctatgggtCTGACAATGATttcattgcacagtggggcagaatcaaaatttgtttagaaataaatctggcatttctaaatagctggtccgatcggtattcgagtttaagttattaaaatgggccctacaaatgctccaggtaTATTGGAATAACTCAAAATTAACGGCTATGTTTGGCTGCATGAAGGTGggtatcaaggcgaatttatacacgGTAGAGccagtcaatcagctgattactcttttttcgcttgtttggttctaacacCTGTCAAAGCTTgattttatacttcaatatctacatattctaagctaattaacaaaatatttatattttgcataaataagtaaagccctcactattcaattatctacactatatttagttttaatacatatttgttttatttttaatttctgttttttgacatttgttaagaccatttgttgtttttgaagaactaccaccaccttgtataaattcgccttggtggGTATATAAATGTGTAGATTTTTAttctaatattttaaatctACTGTGTTCTGgtgttttaatttgttataaaccagtggtaggcgttcatattgttcagattACGAAGATTTtcgaatgtaaacaatagagagtaaaaacacaaatatttcaatcaGTTACTTGAtattgttgtggatattttatattttacccaTACATTCACACAAATTAAAATCTCTCTCTCTATTCGCCTACCAATTTATATAGTTAcaatgaattttgaaattttataaaatcatctCTTTGATACTAGTTGTTACCAAGTTGAAAGATATTAATTGAAACaattatataaaacttttctttataaaatcttcttaaaaaatttgcaacaatttttttataaaattaaataattttcttaaaaaattttagtttattttatttattattttattatcccTTATTATAGTAATTTGGAGGTCCTTTGTTGTAGTAATTCTGAGGacctttattgttttgttgctgttgaGCCAAAAGCAAAGGATAAGCGTAAGCAGCCTGATAAGACGAACAGTCGGGGCAGGAACCCGGTTCACCAGGAGGTCCTCTACTACCAGGTTCACCTATAATAGTAAAgagtaatattaataaatttaatgctaaaagaaacaaattaacTAACCCTGTCTTCCCACATCACCACGATCGCCTGGTCTACCTGGTATACCATCAATACCAGCCATACCATCTGAACCAGGTGGTCCCATAGGACCCATGGGGCCTTCTCTACCCACACCAGGTTCACCTCGATCACCCTTTTCACCAGTTGGTCCTTGGGGACCCAAATCACCGTTAGAGCCAGGATTTCCAGGTATGCCGGGATAGCCACGTTCACCCTGTGGTCCACGAACTCCAGGCTCACctaataaatattacaattttgtattaaaaattaagctatgtggaaaataactaaaaaatatataccctGTAATCCCGGGGATCCCCTTGGTCCTTGGCGTCCTACACCTCTTTTACCAGGTGGTCCTGGAGGTCCTATCAAAGTGGCCGATATTTCACTTATATATTCTCTGACAACAGACATACAAATGTCACGGATTTCTCTGTCATCTAAGTTGCGATTGTCCATTACTGATGGTCCGGGTGGGCCTGGAGGTCCTGATTTACCTACTGGGCCGGGAGGTCCTGCTGGTCCCATAGGACCAATCATTCCAGGATTGTGATAAGGGTATAAATCAGCATTTTGTACGGCAGAAGCTGGACCAGGAGGACCCGGTGGCCCAGGTGGTCCCACAGGACCAGGTTCGCCATTAGCACCATCTAAGCCGGGTAAACCCCTCTCGCCCTTTTCCCCAGGAAAACCAGGTTCTCCAGTTAGaccttaaattataaaaatatgttttacccATGTATGcataactaaattaaaattcaaaatctacCTCTGGCTGTAAAACCGGCACTGCCTTTTGGACCTGGCAAACCATCAAGTCCCTTTTCACCAGGTGGACCGGGTTGTCCAGGTTCACCAGGCAAACCAGGAGCTCCAGTTAAACCCACCAAACCGGCTTCACCTTTTTCTCCTTTCATATCAGCCGATTCATAACGGCCAAAAGTTGAGGCCGGTGTACCGGGAACACCCATTAGACCCtgttattaaacataaatatgtatattaaaaattattcttttaatgaaataaaattgcaaaacttACTTGAGAGCCTGGCAAACCTCGAGAACCCGGAGGCCCTGGTGGCCCTGGTGGACCTCGTGGACATTGTTCGGGACAAGCCAACAAGTCTTTGCCAGTTAAATAGTTGGGGGTACTACTTATAAGCCAAGGTTTCAGAGAGGTGGGTTCTGcaaattttaaatctaaagGATTTAATGTAGTTTCTTCTTCCTTCTGCCAAATGCTAGGAGCGGAGGGTGTATAGGTATTACGGTAAGTGGTTGATTCATATTGTATCAAGCCCTTAGGCGCACGGGCATATTGAGGTAAATCCTCACAGTTGGAGTGTTCTGGTTTGTCTTTATCACAGCTGAAAATCATCCATTGAAGATCGATCTAAAAAGGCAAACGttttagaaacaacaaaaatatatgcaTTTTTACATTATGTCTTACCGGCACTGTTTCCTGTTTGTGACATTTTTTAGCTACCGAAAATGCACCATCTGTAGCATCTATAGGTCCTCTTACATCCAAAGGAGCTTTAAGGCTGCCACTTATATCTGGCACCGGCTTGCAATCCACCCATAAACGCACACCATCCTGGCCCACACCCAACATAACTTTATGCCAAGAACGATCGAATATCTAAAATAATCGTCATGATTATAGTATAAgtaattgtaaaattataaatttaaataacaacctCTGTCTCTTCAAATGTCACCGTCTGCAAGGAACCATCATATTTGGGCAAAGAAAACTCTATAGTATTCTCCTGTGGCAGTAGCTTAACATTCATTTGTGAATGATATTCATAGTCGGATAGCTCAAATAGATACCATTCCTCCAGTATGGGTAGTGGCTGGGGCACACGGAATGTACACTCAAATGAAAACTCGTTGGGAATACCCTTTGGAAATGCCCGTGATGACTCAATAGTCATATTAGAATATTCACTAACATGATAGGCCTGTTGGTAACCAGTTGATCCCACAATTTGTTGTACTCCCTGGTATTCATAGTGATACTCATCGAAACGATAGGATGAAATGATATCGTAGGTGGTTAAATCTGGATCACCTGGACGTACCACATTACAGGGACTCATGGGCACAAAATCTTCGTCTTCATCTTGATCGTAGTACTCTTGACCAGCATAGGCTTTTTTAAGATAGATAGAGGAGGAGATAGAGAcaagaatttataaatatagtGCAAtgctttgtttaataaattattttgttttctttgtttttttattgttttttcttctGCTATTTCTAATTATGTGGGTTATCAGTTAATTGAATTCGGTGATCTTTGAGAACTTGCTGCTAGTATTTAGTTTATAAACTATTTCCGGCAAATAATGCAATATTCAAGATTCTATGAGATTTTTTAAAGAACAATTAGAAACTAAAACTgtgtaaaaattctttattctttagttaacatttttatacaattatcaCCGAACTAAGTGCTATAGGTTTAAGGTTTAAGATTGAATATcgaacaaataattcaaatacctTACGAACTTGTAGAGCCTAGAATTTTGAGACTTTAGAGAAATTTGGCATTCGATGACTGAGAATTCTAGAGACACATATGTTTCAGAAACAATTTTGGATATGAGTCAGCTAAATCATTCCTTAAATATCCAAGATATAAGCGAAAAATAATACTAAAggaattatatgaaaaaataacttaatgTGCTTTTTGtcgtttaaaaaaatgattgtatgaaaactgtcagctTAATTGACTAATTCGAAATTGAAAATAGTCagccattcattccataaatccattcccaacatCCACTTCTTTAGCTtaattcaaaggcttttatttaaatagaatacaTTTATCATTGAATTAATCCAGAATGGATTTAATTtataacagaattcattcaatCTTTGAGTAATTCAATTTTTgtcaattcaaatctaatacaaattgattttaattaaatttttttttcattcagttttgttttgtatttaatcaattacaaaatgaattgaaaaaaattgactTATGCATTTTtgaaatagatttgaattgaagaaaaattcaataattcaaCACATTTTTAAAGCATGTATTTTATAATggatcataa
The nucleotide sequence above comes from Calliphora vicina chromosome 1, idCalVici1.1, whole genome shotgun sequence. Encoded proteins:
- the LOC135948870 gene encoding collagen alpha-1(IX) chain-like → MNLLIMKYSILLLLIVLIKINAIQSASAVPNAYAGQEYYDQDEDEDFVPMSPCNVVRPGDPDLTTYDIISSYRFDEYHYEYQGVQQIVGSTGYQQAYHVSEYSNMTIESSRAFPKGIPNEFSFECTFRVPQPLPILEEWYLFELSDYEYHSQMNVKLLPQENTIEFSLPKYDGSLQTVTFEETEIFDRSWHKVMLGVGQDGVRLWVDCKPVPDISGSLKAPLDVRGPIDATDGAFSVAKKCHKQETVPIDLQWMIFSCDKDKPEHSNCEDLPQYARAPKGLIQYESTTYRNTYTPSAPSIWQKEEETTLNPLDLKFAEPTSLKPWLISSTPNYLTGKDLLACPEQCPRGPPGPPGPPGSRGLPGSQGLMGVPGTPASTFGRYESADMKGEKGEAGLVGLTGAPGLPGEPGQPGPPGEKGLDGLPGPKGSAGFTARGLTGEPGFPGEKGERGLPGLDGANGEPGPVGPPGPPGPPGPASAVQNADLYPYHNPGMIGPMGPAGPPGPVGKSGPPGPPGPSVMDNRNLDDREIRDICMSVVREYISEISATLIGPPGPPGKRGVGRQGPRGSPGLQGEPGVRGPQGERGYPGIPGNPGSNGDLGPQGPTGEKGDRGEPGVGREGPMGPMGPPGSDGMAGIDGIPGRPGDRGDVGRQGEPGSRGPPGEPGSCPDCSSYQAAYAYPLLLAQQQQNNKGPQNYYNKGPPNYYNKG